Genomic DNA from Garra rufa chromosome 18, GarRuf1.0, whole genome shotgun sequence:
GGTTTACAGCAAcaggtatttattttttgtaaacaaAATACACTTTATGGAACGTAATACAaccaaataaaatatacatacatgTACAAGTTCTTTGGATTAAGTTGTGGTCACATTTATTGTTGCTCACGGAggaaatccagtcatttcaatagAAATATACAAAGTCTGGAGTTTCAGATTTCACCCGTGTTCATGTTGGTAATACAAATTCACTATTGATAATATACCTTTTTGGCCTGCAAAATCTCCCCAAAATTTTACTAACGTGACTGTATcgtttttgttttgtaaaaatgttgttttgatCAGTTTTGTCATGCTCATTCACATAAGCTGAGATGATACTGATATTGTTCTTCAGTCTTTACCGCAGTCCCGCTGCTTGCCTTTACAAGGAGGCATGGATGTAAACTGACACTGGTCATCCTGATTTAATATCAATTTAGACTTGTCTATCTCACTTAGCCATTGACTGTGGTAGTAGAAGGTGTGGTAGTAGGCATCTGCAATTCCTGGGACGAACAACGCAAGGAGCCTGTTGTGACGATACACTGCAAAGGCCACAGAATGATCCCCAGCAGCAGCAACATGAGGAACATAAAGAGCAGCAAACGCTTACAATCCATCAGCCGTTCCAGAAGCCCAAGTCGCGGTTGAGTTTGGAAAGAAGATACAGTGTTTCGTCCACTGGCCCCAATATCAACACAGATGCAGAACCCTGGCACGCCTGGAATGTCTATTGGCCGCTGGTAGCACAGCCTCTCCCCGTCCAGCCACACGGGCTCCTCATGCTGCAGGTGGACGGGCAGGCGACACAGCACCTCCTGGCTGGTGGTCAAACCCGGAGGCCCCTTTTTTGGAATGGTAGTGGGATGGCGGCAGAATGGGCAAGAGATTTTAGAGTTTTGAGGGTCCATGGTGGTGGCCATAATGCGGGAAAGGCACTCAAGGCAGAAGGTGTGAGTGCAGTCCAACAGTTTTGGCGTTTTGAAGACGTTGTCATAGGTGGT
This window encodes:
- the rnf223 gene encoding RING finger protein 223 — translated: MEPSPVVWHTQVVQLETDLERVSSQPECSICFTTYDNVFKTPKLLDCTHTFCLECLSRIMATTMDPQNSKISCPFCRHPTTIPKKGPPGLTTSQEVLCRLPVHLQHEEPVWLDGERLCYQRPIDIPGVPGFCICVDIGASGRNTVSSFQTQPRLGLLERLMDCKRLLLFMFLMLLLLGIILWPLQCIVTTGSLRCSSQELQMPTTTPSTTTVNG